A genomic region of Gadus macrocephalus chromosome 5, ASM3116895v1 contains the following coding sequences:
- the hikeshi gene encoding protein Hikeshi, giving the protein MLGCLVAGRLVQTDPLRVAGDKFVFNLADYESVNHVVVFLLGTEPFPAGMGGAVYFSFPDPAAGGQVWQLLGFITNEKPSAIFKISGLKAGEAGGAHPFGTMGAASPAISMAQVGVSVELLDQLAQQTPVSAATVSTVDPFMQFTQKMLDSLYNFACSFSVTQAQMTPSPSETFIPSSCILRWYENFQRRLAQNPTFWKS; this is encoded by the coding sequence ATGTTGGGCTGCCTGGTGGCGGGCCGGCTCGTCCAGACCGACCCGCTCAGGGTCGCTGGGGATAAGTTCGTGTTCAACCTAGCGGACTACGAGAGTGTGAACCATGTGGTGGTGTTCCTGTTGGGTACGGAGCCCTTCccggccggaatggggggcgcCGTGTACTTCTCGTTCCCTGACCCGGCGGCTGGGGGACAGGTGTGGCAGCTGCTCGGCTTCATCACCAACGAGAAGCCGAGCGCCATCTTCAAGATCTCCGGCCTGAAGGCGGGAGAGGCAGGAGGCGCGCACCCCTTCGGGACGATGGGGGCCGCCTCCCCGGCCATCTCCATGGCCCAGGTCGGGGTGTCCGTGGAGTTGCTGGACCAGCTAGCCCAGCAGACCCCGGTGTCTGCCGCCACCGTGTCCACCGTGGACCCTTTCATGCAGTTCACGCAGAAGATGCTGGACAGTTTGTACAACTTTGCGTGTTCGTTCTCCGTCACCCAGGCCCAGATGACCCCCAGCCCCAGCGAGACCTTCATCCCGTCCAGCTGCATCCTCCGCTGGTACGAGAACTTCCAGCGACGGCTGGCCCAGAACCCCACCTTCTGGAAGAGCTGA